CCAGGTTGACCAGACGTCCCTCGGCAAGCAGGTGGAGCGTCCGTCCGTCTTTGAGCCGGTAGGAGGTCACATTGTCCCGCAGTTCCAGGACCTCGCCGCTGCGGGCCTCCAGGTCGGGCTTGGAGATCTCCACGTCGAAATGCCCGGCGTTGGCCAGAAGGGCGTTGTCCTTCATTCTGTCGATGTGCTCGCCCCGGATGGCCCCGGTGTTCCCGGTGAGGGTGACAAAGATATCCCCCTCCGACGACGCCGCGGCCATGTCCATCACCTCGTAGCCGTCCATCAGCGCCTCCAGGGCGCGGTGCGGATCGGTCTCCACCACGATCACCCGCGCGCCCAGGCCGTCGGCCCGCATGGCCACGCCACGGCCGCACCAGCCGTAGCCCGCCACCACCACGGCCTTCCCCGCCACCAGCAGGTTGGTGGTGCGCATGATGCCGTCCCAGACGGACTGGCCGGTGCCGTAGCGGTTGTCGAAGAGGAACTTGCTGTGGGCGTCGTTGACGGCGATCATGGGGAACTCCAGTACACCGTCGGCCTCCATGGCGGCCAGCCGCTTGACGCCGGTGGTGGTCTCCTCGGAGCCGCCCCGCACAGCGGGGAGCAGCTCCCGCATCTCGTCGTGGAGCATGGCCACCAGGTCGCAGCCGTCGTCGATCACCACCGTGGGGCGCAC
This DNA window, taken from Synergistales bacterium, encodes the following:
- a CDS encoding adenosylhomocysteinase, with the translated sequence MEPSRIANAALAPEGRRKLAWARQFMPVLNLLEERYREEQPLAGSRIATCLHLEAKTACLLRTLARLGAEVTAAGSNPLSTQDDVCAALAEEGVTVYSRRGMTSREYSENIRFALGVRPTVVIDDGCDLVAMLHDEMRELLPAVRGGSEETTTGVKRLAAMEADGVLEFPMIAVNDAHSKFLFDNRYGTGQSVWDGIMRTTNLLVAGKAVVVAGYGWCGRGVAMRADGLGARVIVVETDPHRALEALMDGYEVMDMAAASSEGDIFVTLTGNTGAIRGEHIDRMKDNALLANAGHFDVEISKPDLEARSGEVLELRDNVTSYRLKDGRTLHLLAEGRLVNLGAGDGHPVEIMDLSFALQLLSALHVHNRDLETRLYAVPEELDREVAALKLEAMGIDLEEMTEKQLTYMKSWRE